A portion of the Citrobacter rodentium NBRC 105723 = DSM 16636 genome contains these proteins:
- a CDS encoding DUF3561 family protein: protein MRNSQNMTLPASDPFSADDETTWSLPGAVVGFVSWLLALGIPFLVYGPNTLFFFIYTWPFFLALMPVAVVVGIALHSLLHGKLRYSIVATLLTVGAMFGALFMWLLG, encoded by the coding sequence ATGCGTAATAGCCAGAACATGACTCTGCCGGCGTCAGACCCATTTTCAGCCGATGACGAAACCACCTGGTCGCTGCCAGGCGCCGTGGTGGGATTCGTCTCATGGCTGCTGGCGCTGGGGATACCTTTTCTGGTGTATGGCCCTAACACCCTGTTTTTCTTTATCTATACCTGGCCCTTCTTTCTGGCGCTGATGCCCGTTGCGGTGGTGGTCGGCATCGCGCTGCACTCCCTTCTTCACGGCAAATTACGCTACAGTATCGTGGCGACCCTGCTCACCGTCGGCGCGATGTTCGGCGCGCTGTTTATGTGGCTGCTGGGCTAA